One genomic window of Mercenaria mercenaria strain notata chromosome 2, MADL_Memer_1, whole genome shotgun sequence includes the following:
- the LOC123562383 gene encoding heavy metal-binding protein HIP-like, with amino-acid sequence MNMKRIISIFVWIVTSGTASAISSEQETQLSGDALTRQLLARVNIIEARDRSQQHQIDALKLELANQKQEMTRMRRQIIEKDLQVSKLTQICSQKVTNKPDYHQNSVSNSSKLSRIHQENRIRRAGDGVHVAFTAGLSHSILHAGEHQNIVFDHVETNVGNAYNPHHGVFLAPVTGTYLFYTSVMAESNREIWCQIVVNGVKKVTAYARGTDARFDQGSQAVIVHLQKGDDVAVQNYLADDGIFSNPDIWTSFSGLLLYQG; translated from the exons ATGAACATGAAACGTATTATCTCAATTTTTGTCTGGATAGTAACGTCTGGTACTGCATCTGCTATCTCAAGCGAACAAGAGACGCAGTTGTCAGGAGACGCGCTCACTCGCCAACTTCTTGCACGCGTTAATATTATTGAAGCACGCGACAGGAGCCAACAGCACCAAATCGATGCGCTAAAGCTGGAACTGGCCAATCAAAAGCAGGAGATGACACGCATGCGTCGCCAGATTATAGAAAAAGATCTGCAagtgtcaaaattgacccagatTTGTTCGCAGAAAGTGACAAACAAACCGGATTATCACCAGAATAGTGTGTCTAATTCCAGTAAACTATCAAGAATACATCAag AAAACAGAATACGTCGAGCTGGGGACGGAGTGCACGTTGCGTTCACCGCCGGGCTCTCCCATAGTATTCTACATGCAGGAGAGCATCAGAACATTGTATTCGACCACGTGGAAACTAATGTAGGAAATGCCTACAATCCCCATCATGGCGTCTTTTTAGCCCCAGTCACTGGTACATACCTTTTCTATACGTCAGTTATGGCTGAAAGTAATCGTGAAATTTGGTGCCAAATAGTCGTAAACGGAGTTAAAAAGGTTACAGCATACGCGCGTGGTACAGATGCTCGATTTGACCAAGGAAGTCAAGCTGTTATTGTTCATCTACAAAAGGGAGACGATGTTGCCGTGCAGAATTATTTAGCTGACGATGGTATTTTTAGCAACCCAGATATCTGGACGTCCTTTTCTGGACTTCTTCTCTATCAAGGGTGA